A genomic region of Arvicola amphibius chromosome 7, mArvAmp1.2, whole genome shotgun sequence contains the following coding sequences:
- the Brd3os gene encoding putative uncharacterized protein BRD3OS, protein MSGRVPLAEKALSERFARLRYRDTSLLIWQQQQQKLESVPPSTYLSRSRSMWYSQYGNEAILVRDKNQLGVSRNTGQSKFCSVM, encoded by the coding sequence ATGAGTGGCCGGGTCCCGCTGGCAGAGAAGGCCCTGTCAGAACGCTTTGCCCGCCTCCGGTACAGGGacacttccttgctcatttggcaacagcagcagcagaagttgGAGTCTGTACCTCCCAGTACATACCTGAGCAGGAGTCGTAGCATGTGGTACTCCCAGTATGGAAATGAGGCCATCTTAGTTCGAGACAAAAACCAGCTTGGGGTCTCTAGGAACACCGGCCAGtctaaattttgctcagtcaTGTAA